The following coding sequences lie in one Xiphias gladius isolate SHS-SW01 ecotype Sanya breed wild chromosome 24, ASM1685928v1, whole genome shotgun sequence genomic window:
- the susd5 gene encoding sushi domain-containing protein 5, protein MLDRCNQIVLSLLFGCLACLLVTSVVNADGQVFVLDLRNSSAPRGFRDAERACASQHARLASAEELRHAVVECFFSSCTRGWLYGGTVGTTVCKIVSSALKAVDVRTENATADTVHLDAFCIKDRGVPCGDPPSFPNARLQGHTGFEMGDELLYTCVPGYVMPSGHSAFSLLCDSCGEWYGLVQICVKDETESHVDYEDKFTDSYVGEERHSEKPKEAHEVYEEVHEAAYPEGKRSQEQQESSFGVEVEEEHQDQHGDVVEGVEKDEEWAVEDFIGHPRWEQERKEVVRIDAAATTEASVSLLSQKHMFWFPSEAFQEEGHPVSTNPITQTTQRASGAQSEESKEHESQESHHDQHPVDVDDHDHERESYDDHDTGDHDDHDDSHHDDEDDHNDHVNPYIPPQHDDLDRRDRHEKHDDDHDDHYDMGEHEDDRVRYGSQDYDDRDDTYDEHESYEDHEDVTDDHGAVDREHPEGSKEHPDSDEHHDGKEHYDLKEDENDHYTDHDEHHHDDLDSYDDHDSHENDDDVHQHVIFSIATDERQNVTQKGGGGKATTDETWLDGYPIVPEETEKGDSITEKVRPEDRERGTLARTTDRPNEVEIRRPAPYTTLPAEHESPTREPKQGEVEEMWPGFIPAATLSPDHLEPSDSPSYSDTLDYDTQQAAPTHPWQGDLTEHPFLDYGPAPPVHDSDILTGVMEEHTVNNLPGETGERGQVEGGMGETICTGDNCPPRPPSSSSQGPTVAAVIVAVCAIAVAVVVGVWCYRRQQQKSSVYEMNGKGQSQTRQGQQIEMQQKV, encoded by the exons atgctGGATCGTTGTAACCAAATTGTTCTATCGTTGCTCTTTGGATGCCTGGCTTGTCTTTTGGTGACCTCTGTTGTAAATGCAGACg gTCAAGTGTTCGTGTTGGACCTGAGGAACTCCTCCGCTCCGCGGGGCTTCAGAGATGCTGAGCGGGCTTGTGCCTCACAACATGCCCGCTTGGCATCAGCAGAGGAGCTCCGTCATGCTGTGGTGGAGTGCTTCTTCTCCTCATGCACCCGTGGATGGCTCTACGGAGGCACAGTGGG GACCACGGTGTGTAAAATTGTGAGCAGTGCACTGAAAGCAGTGGATGTGAGAACAGAAAACGCAACAGCGGATACTGTACACCTGGACGCTTTCTGTATCAAAGACAGAG GTGTGCCGTGTGGAGACCCTCCATCCTTTCCCAATGCCCGTCTGCAGGGTCACACTGGGTTTGAGATGGGTGATGAGCTGCTATACACTTGTGTGCCAGGTTATGTAATGCCCAGTGGACACAGTGCCTTCAGCCTGCTCTGTGACAGCTGTGGAGAGTGGTATGGACTGGTGCAGATTTGTGTAAAAG ATGAGACTGAAAGTCATGTTGACTATGAGGACAAGTTCACAGATTCTTATGTAGGGGAAGAGCGCCATAGCGAGAAACCAAAGGAGGCTCATGAAGTGTACGAGGAGGTTCATGAAGCTGCATACCCAGAGGGGAAGAGGAGTCAGGAGCAGCAAGAATCAAGCTTTGGTGTTGAAGTAGAGGAAGAGCATCAAGACCAGCATGGAGA TGTTGTAGAAGGAGTAGAAAAGGATGAAGAATGGGCTGTTGAAGACTTTATAGGCCATCCAAGGtgggagcaggagaggaaagaggtggTTAGGATAGATGCAGCTGCTACCACAGAAgcatctgtctctcttctctcccagAAACACATGTTCTGGTTCCCTTCTGAGGCCTTTCAGGAGGAGGGACATCCTGTCTCCACCAATCCAATCACACAGACCACACAGAGAGCCTCAGGTGCCCAATCAGAGGAGAGCAAAGAACATGAGAGCCAAGAGAGTCACCATGACCAGCATCCTGTTGATGTTGACGACCATGATCATGAGCGAGAAAGCTATGATGATCATGATACAGGTGACCACGATGATCATGACGACAGCCACCATGAT GACGAGGATGACCATAACGATCATGTTAATCCTTACATTCCACCTCAGCATGATGATCTGGATAGACGGGACCGCCACGAAAAACACGATGACGATCATGATGACCATTATGACATGGGTGAACATGAAGATGATAGGGTTCGCTACGGCAGCCAGGACTACGATGATCGAGATGATACTTACGATGAACATGAAAGCTATGAGGATCATGAGGATGTGACTGATGATCATGGTGCTGTTGATCGAGAGCATCCCGAAGGCTCTAAGGAACATCCAGACTCTGACGAACATCATGATGGCAAGGAGCATTATGACCTGAAGGAGGATGAAAACGACCATTACACTGATCACGATGAGCATCACCACGATGACCTTGACAGCTACGATGATCATGATAGCCATGAAAATGACGATGATGTTCATCAGCATGTAATCTTTTCTATAGCAACAGATGAGCGTCAGAACGTCACtcagaagggaggaggaggaaaggccACCACAGATGAAACCTGGCTAGATGGCTACCCCATCGTtccagaggaaacagaaaagggtGACTCCATAACAGAAAAGGTGAGACCAGAGGATAGAGAGAGGGGGACACTTGCCAGGACAACAGACAGACCCAATGAGGTGGAAATTCGCAGACCTGCCCCTTACACCACCTTACCAGCGGAACATGAGTCTCCCACCAGAGAGCCTAAACAAGGGGAAGTGGAGGAGATGTGGCCTGGCTTCATCCCCGCTGCTACGCTTTCCCCTGACCATTTAGAGCCCTCAGACTCCCCCTCATACTCCGACACCCTTGACTACGACACACAACAAGCAGCTCCCACCCACCCCTGGCAGGGTGACCTCACCGAGCACCCCTTCCTTGATTACGGCCCAGCTCCTCCGGTGCATGACAGCGACATCCTCACGGGAGTGATGGAGGAGCACACTGTGAACAACCTGCCTGGTGAGACTGGTGAGAGGGGGCAGGTGGAAGGGGGGATGGGGGAGACGATCTGTACAGGTGATAACTGCCCCCCACGTCCTCCGAGCTCCTCCAGCCAAGGTCCCACAGTAGCTGCCGTAATTGTGGCGGTGTGTGCGATAGCAGTGGCAGTCGTTGTTGGGGTGTGGTGTTACCGACGGCAGCAGCAGAAGAGCTCAGTGTATGAGATGAATGGGAAGGGCCAAAGTCAGACCAGACAGGGCCAACAGATAGAGATGCAGCAAAAAGTGTAA
- the LOC120785922 gene encoding cartilage-associated protein: MAPSTASQLFPALLIAFSISVANSQYEKYSFRSFPRHELMPLESAYKYALDQYTGEKWQDTVEYIEVSLRLYRLLRDSEAFCNLNCSSVKLDDEQKFAEFPELRAFGNVMKRAQCLKRCKQGLPAFRQTMPSRDTIDEFDRREPYRYLQYAYFKSDNLAKAVSAAHTFLLKHPDDEMMQRNMAYYKSLPGAEEHLKDLETKSYETLFVRAVRAYNGDNFRTSVSDMELALRDFFKVYDECLAASEGPRDVKDFKDFYPSIADHYIEVLDRKARCESDLTPVVGGFIVEKFVATMYHYLQFAYYKLNDLKNAVPCAASYMLFDPSDEVMKNNVAYYKFHKSRWGLIDEDFLPRSEAVRYYNQTTMQLQMLEFSKQRLVSDDEGEVVEFIDEFLDEDELPTLETQPNH, from the exons ATGGCACCCTCCACTGCTTCCCAACTCTTTCCTGCGCTATTAATCGCGTTTTCCATCTCCGTGGCGAACTCCCAGTATGAAAAATACAGCTTCAGGAGTTTCCCCAGGCATGAGCTGATGCCGCTGGAGTCCGCTTACAAATACGCACTAGACCAGTACACCGGGGAGAAGTGGCAGGATACGGTGGAGTACATAGAGGTGTCCCTGCGGCTGTACCGGCTGCTGCGGGACAGCGAGGCCTTCTGCAACCTCAACTGCAGCTCCGTGAAGCTGGACGACGAGCAGAAGTTCGCGGAGTTCCCAGAGCTGCGGGCGTTCGGTAACGTCATGAAGAGGGCGCAGTGCCTGAAGCGCTGCAAGCAGGGGCTGCCCGCGTTCAGACAGACCATGCCCAGCCGGGACACCATAGATGAATTCGATAGGAGAGAGCCGTACAGGTACCTGCAGTATGCCTACTTCAAG TCTGACAACCTGGCCAAGGCGGTGTCTGCTGCCCACACCTTCCTGCTGAAACACCCAGATGATGAAATGATGCAGAGGAACATGGCCTACTACAAGAGTCTGCCCGGGGCTGAAGAACACCTCAAAGACCTGGAGACCAAATCCTATGAg ACATTGTTTGTTCGTGCAGTGAGGGCGTATAATGGGGATAACTTCCGTACCTCAGTGTCAGACATGGAGCTGGCTCTGAGGGACTTCTTCAAGGTCTACGACGAGTGTCTGGCTGCGTCCGAGGGCCCAAGGGACGTCAAAGACTTTAAAGACTTCTACCCCTCAATAGCTG ATCACTACATAGAAGTCCTTGATAGGAAAGCCAGGTGTGAAAGCGACTTGACTCCTGTTGTAGGGGGATTCATTGTTGAGAAGTTTGTGGCTACCATGTACCACTACCTGCAGTTTGCCTATTACAAAT tgaatgACCTGAAGAACGCAGTGCCATGTGCAGCCAGCTACATGCTGTTTGACCCCAGTGATGAAGTTATGAAAAACAATGTGGCATATTACAAGTTTCACAAAAGCCGGTGGGGGCTGATAGATGAGGACTTCCTCCCCAGATCG GAGGCAGTGCGGTACTACAATCAGACCACCATGCAGCTTCAGATGCTGGAGTTCTCAAAACAGCGCCTGGTAAGCGATGATGAG ggGGAGGTGGTGGAGTTTATAGATGAGTTCCTGGACGAGGATGAATTGCCCACGTTGGAAACCCAGCCGaaccactga